From Bradyrhizobium sp. NDS-1, the proteins below share one genomic window:
- a CDS encoding 3-hydroxyacyl-CoA dehydrogenase NAD-binding domain-containing protein: MDSKIMTALADRVLTLGPTPAPDSPYRHFKLTRDADGVAWLLFDRTDASANTLSSEVMEEFDAVLAAIETERPAGLVIRSAKPSGFIAGADVNEFRGASDPDMVETRIRAAHAVIDHLEALRLPTVAVIHGFCLGGGLEVALACQSRIAIDGARFGFPEVMLGLHPGLGGTARFTALVNPVQSMSLMLTGRTIDARRARSLDLVDTVTQERHVRNAVKDALFGRLKRARPGLLTRAANVGLVRGLLAKRMRSEAAKAASREHYPAPYALIDLWETHGGSKAAMLKAEQASFARLMVTPTAQNLIRVFFLREQMKKAAGSGNSIKHVHVIGAGAMGGDIAAWVAGQGLRVSLADMKAEPIAGAVKRANELYGKIIRNPTDVRDALDRLIPDMNGEGVRSADLIIEAVPEKLELKQKVYASIEPRMKPGAILATNTSSIPLQDLRTTLARPERLVGLHFFNPVSRLQLVEVVSHDGDDPQVLKQALAFVGAIDRLPLPVKSSPGFLVNRALTPYMLEAMVMLDEKIDQRLIDAAAEQFGMPMGPIELADQVGLDICLDVGDMLRTKFGDLLPPTPAWLREKVAKGELGRKTGKGFYTWKDGKAEKAPLPETGPRVTDQMIDRLVLPMSNVCVAALREGIVDDADAVDGAMIFGTGYAPFRGGPLNYARTRGPENVVSTLRGLAERFGARFAPDPGWDNFR, encoded by the coding sequence ATGGATTCCAAGATCATGACCGCGCTCGCGGATCGCGTGCTGACGCTCGGGCCCACGCCCGCGCCCGACAGCCCGTACAGGCACTTCAAGCTGACGCGCGATGCCGACGGGGTCGCCTGGCTCTTGTTCGATCGCACCGATGCCAGCGCCAACACGCTCTCCTCCGAGGTGATGGAGGAATTCGACGCCGTGCTCGCGGCAATCGAAACTGAGCGTCCCGCCGGTCTCGTGATCCGCTCCGCAAAACCGTCCGGCTTCATCGCGGGCGCCGACGTCAACGAATTCCGTGGCGCGTCCGATCCCGACATGGTGGAAACGCGCATCCGCGCCGCGCATGCGGTGATCGACCATCTGGAAGCCTTGAGGTTGCCGACGGTCGCGGTCATCCACGGCTTCTGCCTCGGCGGCGGGCTCGAGGTCGCGCTGGCCTGCCAATCGCGGATCGCCATCGACGGCGCGCGCTTCGGCTTCCCGGAGGTGATGCTGGGTCTGCATCCCGGCCTCGGCGGCACTGCGCGCTTCACCGCGCTGGTCAATCCGGTCCAGTCGATGTCCCTGATGCTGACCGGGCGCACCATCGACGCGCGCCGCGCCAGATCCCTCGACCTCGTCGACACCGTGACGCAGGAGCGCCACGTTCGTAACGCGGTGAAGGATGCGCTGTTTGGCCGACTGAAGCGGGCGCGGCCAGGCTTGCTGACGCGCGCGGCGAATGTCGGCCTCGTCCGCGGGCTGCTTGCCAAGCGTATGCGCTCGGAGGCGGCGAAGGCCGCATCCCGCGAGCATTATCCGGCGCCTTACGCGCTGATCGACCTATGGGAGACCCATGGCGGCAGCAAGGCCGCGATGCTGAAGGCGGAGCAGGCTTCCTTCGCCAGGTTGATGGTGACCCCGACCGCCCAGAACCTGATCCGCGTCTTCTTCCTGCGCGAGCAGATGAAGAAGGCCGCAGGCAGCGGCAACTCCATCAAACACGTCCATGTCATCGGCGCCGGCGCCATGGGCGGCGACATTGCAGCTTGGGTTGCAGGGCAGGGGCTGCGCGTCTCGCTCGCCGACATGAAGGCGGAGCCGATTGCGGGCGCGGTGAAGCGCGCCAATGAGCTCTACGGCAAGATCATCCGCAATCCGACCGACGTGCGCGACGCGCTGGATCGCCTCATCCCCGACATGAACGGGGAGGGCGTGCGCAGCGCCGATCTCATCATCGAGGCGGTGCCGGAGAAGCTCGAGCTCAAGCAGAAGGTCTATGCCAGCATAGAGCCTCGGATGAAGCCGGGCGCGATCCTCGCGACCAACACGTCGAGCATTCCGCTCCAGGATCTGCGAACCACGCTGGCGCGACCGGAGCGGCTGGTCGGCCTGCATTTCTTCAATCCGGTGTCGCGGTTGCAATTGGTCGAGGTCGTCAGCCATGACGGCGATGACCCGCAGGTGCTGAAGCAGGCGCTCGCCTTCGTCGGTGCGATCGACCGGCTGCCACTGCCTGTGAAGAGCTCTCCGGGCTTTCTCGTCAACCGCGCGCTGACGCCGTACATGCTGGAGGCGATGGTGATGCTGGACGAGAAGATCGACCAGCGCCTGATTGACGCGGCGGCCGAGCAGTTCGGCATGCCGATGGGGCCGATCGAACTCGCCGATCAGGTCGGGCTCGACATCTGCCTCGACGTCGGTGACATGCTGCGCACCAAGTTCGGCGATCTCCTGCCGCCGACGCCGGCCTGGTTGCGCGAGAAAGTCGCCAAGGGCGAGCTCGGCCGCAAGACCGGCAAGGGCTTCTACACCTGGAAGGACGGCAAGGCGGAGAAGGCGCCGCTCCCCGAGACCGGCCCGCGCGTCACCGATCAGATGATCGACCGCCTGGTGCTACCGATGTCCAATGTCTGCGTCGCTGCGCTGCGCGAGGGCATCGTCGATGATGCCGATGCCGTCGATGGCGCCATGATCTTCGGCACCGGTTATGCACCATTCCGCGGTGGTCCGCTGAACTACGCGCGTACGCGTGGCCCGGAAAATGTCGTATCGACCTTGCGCGGGCTGGCCGAGCGATTCGGCGCGCGCTTTGCGCCCGATCCGGGCTGGGACAATTTCAGGTGA
- a CDS encoding acyl-CoA thioesterase, producing MNEHANTGPGGDLCIRTLAMPADTNANGDIFGGWLLSQMDVGGGVFASKAAKSRTVTVAIEAMNFRKAVYVGDLVSVYANLVRVGRTSLTVHLEAWALRRGEEHPFLVTDGNFTYVSIDEHGRPQAVRPTGTTIAT from the coding sequence ATGAACGAACATGCGAATACCGGGCCGGGCGGCGATCTGTGCATCCGCACGCTGGCGATGCCTGCCGATACCAACGCCAATGGCGACATCTTCGGCGGCTGGCTGCTGAGCCAGATGGATGTCGGCGGCGGCGTGTTTGCGTCAAAGGCCGCGAAGTCGCGTACCGTGACGGTTGCGATCGAGGCGATGAATTTTCGCAAGGCGGTCTATGTCGGCGATCTCGTGTCGGTCTACGCCAATCTCGTCCGCGTCGGCCGTACCTCGCTCACCGTGCATCTGGAAGCCTGGGCGCTTCGCCGCGGCGAAGAGCATCCGTTCCTCGTCACCGACGGCAACTTCACCTACGTCTCGATCGACGAGCACGGGCGCCCGCAAGCGGTTCGTCCGACCGGCACGACGATAGCGACGTAG
- a CDS encoding nuclear transport factor 2 family protein codes for MTINRRDLALSTLAVSALALATPVLAASADEEAVAKKVEAFRLAQIAADPKALGALCWDDLSYSHSSGKVEDKATFIANATDGKSKFLSIEYKDPTIKVVGPAAIVRFHWLGEQEMAADGKKVSTNLHILMNWQKQGDEWKLLSRAATKL; via the coding sequence ATGACGATCAACCGACGCGATCTGGCTCTCTCGACCCTTGCCGTCTCCGCGCTTGCGCTCGCAACACCGGTGCTGGCGGCCTCGGCCGACGAGGAGGCCGTGGCGAAGAAAGTCGAGGCCTTCCGCCTCGCCCAGATCGCGGCCGATCCGAAGGCGCTCGGCGCGCTATGCTGGGACGATCTCAGCTACAGCCATTCCAGCGGCAAGGTCGAGGACAAGGCGACCTTCATCGCCAACGCCACCGACGGCAAGTCGAAATTCCTGTCGATCGAGTACAAGGACCCGACCATCAAGGTGGTCGGCCCCGCCGCGATCGTCCGCTTCCACTGGTTGGGCGAGCAGGAGATGGCGGCCGACGGGAAAAAAGTATCGACCAACCTTCACATCCTGATGAACTGGCAGAAGCAGGGCGACGAGTGGAAGCTCTTGTCGCGCGCCGCAACGAAATTGTGA
- a CDS encoding HAD family hydrolase, translated as MIEAKTEAMGRALLFDIDGTLADTDPLHLKAFNQVLGPHGHVFDHARFSRELQGFANVAIGERFLPHEAPERRALILDEKEEVFRTLVAGQITPLPGLMALLDRADSAGIPMVAVTNAPRLNAELLLSGLGITHRFKALVIGAELPHGKPHPLPYQEGLRFVGASAEASIAFEDSRTGVQSATAAGIPTVGIRTSLSHADLVGAGAVTSASAFDDPALLTRLASAMAW; from the coding sequence ATGATCGAAGCCAAAACGGAAGCGATGGGCAGGGCCTTGCTGTTCGACATCGATGGTACGCTGGCCGACACCGACCCTCTGCACTTGAAGGCCTTCAACCAGGTGCTCGGCCCTCACGGCCATGTGTTCGATCACGCGCGCTTCTCCAGGGAGCTGCAAGGTTTCGCCAATGTCGCGATCGGCGAGCGCTTTCTGCCCCACGAGGCGCCGGAGCGGCGCGCCCTGATCCTCGATGAGAAGGAAGAGGTCTTCCGTACGCTCGTGGCCGGGCAGATCACTCCGCTTCCGGGCCTGATGGCATTGCTCGACCGGGCCGACAGCGCCGGCATTCCCATGGTGGCCGTGACCAATGCGCCGCGTCTCAACGCCGAGCTGCTGCTCTCCGGCCTCGGCATCACGCATCGCTTCAAGGCCCTCGTGATCGGCGCGGAGCTGCCGCACGGCAAGCCGCATCCGCTGCCCTATCAGGAAGGGCTGCGCTTCGTCGGTGCGAGCGCAGAGGCCTCGATCGCATTCGAAGATTCCCGCACCGGCGTGCAATCGGCCACGGCGGCCGGAATTCCAACCGTCGGCATCCGGACCAGCCTCAGTCATGCTGACCTGGTGGGCGCCGGCGCGGTCACGTCCGCCAGCGCCTTCGACGATCCGGCGCTGCTGACACGCCTCGCGAGCGCCATGGCGTGGTGA
- a CDS encoding DeoR/GlpR family DNA-binding transcription regulator yields MTGLTHRQAEILNIARASGRVMVEELARRFEVSAQTIRKDLNDLCERRSLTRIHGGAIIASGVENLAYEARRFVAADEKKAIGAAAASLIPNGCSLFINIGTTTEEVASALTSHEDLLVITNNLNVAMLLYRHPRIEVVVAGGTVRRADGAVVGSTATQLIGQFKVDYAIIGASAIDEEGALLDFDYREVQVAQAIIANARSVMLVADSTKLRRSAPVRIAHITQIQTFVTDQELPERLATICHSKGIEVMAAMPKEAGEIDDAQAEAHDTVPEAAPVVRLR; encoded by the coding sequence GTGACCGGATTGACCCATCGCCAAGCCGAAATCCTCAACATCGCGCGCGCTTCCGGCCGTGTCATGGTCGAGGAACTCGCGCGCCGGTTCGAGGTCTCGGCACAGACCATTCGCAAGGATCTCAACGATCTCTGCGAGCGGAGATCGCTGACGCGTATCCATGGCGGTGCCATCATCGCCTCCGGCGTGGAGAACCTCGCCTATGAGGCGCGGCGCTTCGTCGCCGCCGACGAGAAGAAGGCGATCGGGGCTGCGGCGGCCTCGCTGATCCCGAACGGCTGCTCGCTCTTCATCAACATCGGCACCACGACGGAGGAGGTTGCGAGCGCGCTGACCTCGCATGAGGACCTGCTCGTCATCACCAACAACCTCAATGTCGCGATGCTGCTGTACCGCCATCCCCGCATCGAGGTGGTGGTCGCCGGCGGCACGGTGCGGCGCGCCGACGGCGCCGTGGTCGGCTCGACCGCGACGCAACTGATCGGACAGTTCAAGGTCGACTACGCCATCATCGGCGCGTCCGCGATCGACGAGGAGGGCGCGCTGCTCGACTTCGACTATCGCGAGGTGCAGGTTGCGCAGGCCATCATCGCCAATGCCCGCAGCGTCATGCTGGTCGCCGATTCCACCAAGCTGCGCCGCAGCGCGCCGGTGCGGATCGCCCATATCACGCAGATCCAGACCTTCGTCACCGACCAGGAGCTGCCCGAGCGCCTCGCCACCATCTGTCACAGCAAGGGCATCGAGGTGATGGCGGCAATGCCGAAGGAGGCGGGGGAAATCGATGATGCGCAGGCCGAAGCGCATGATACGGTGCCCGAGGCGGCGCCCGTGGTCAGGCTGAGGTAG
- a CDS encoding type II toxin-antitoxin system VapC family toxin, which yields MNLLLDTNVLSEIRRPAPSPKVLAWLDTIDEDRAFISVASIAELRRGVALLEDGRRRTALAAWLAHDLPARFAERVLPIDYAVAERWGDLMAQSRRSGVALSVMDGFFAATALAHHLTLATRNVNDFAAFGVPLLNPWDDV from the coding sequence GTGAACCTGCTGCTCGACACCAATGTGCTGTCAGAGATTCGGCGTCCCGCGCCTTCGCCGAAAGTCTTGGCTTGGCTGGATACGATCGACGAGGATCGTGCCTTCATCAGCGTTGCGTCGATCGCCGAGCTTCGCCGCGGCGTCGCGTTGCTGGAGGATGGCCGGCGCCGCACGGCGCTGGCCGCCTGGCTTGCCCACGATCTCCCAGCGCGATTTGCAGAACGTGTCTTGCCCATCGACTACGCCGTGGCCGAGCGCTGGGGCGACCTCATGGCGCAGAGCCGGAGAAGCGGCGTCGCGCTGTCTGTCATGGACGGCTTCTTTGCGGCGACTGCACTCGCGCACCACCTCACGCTCGCCACGCGCAATGTGAACGATTTTGCGGCGTTCGGCGTCCCGCTGCTCAACCCGTGGGACGATGTCTAG